The nucleotide window GATCCCGGTGGAGGACGGAGACGGCGAGCGCGATGGACCTGCTGGAATGGCCGGCGCGGGGTGACGGATGAGCGCCGGCCTGTCGAGGCCGCGGCTCGAGGTGGATGGGCGCGGATCCCCGGCCCGCGTGCCGAGGCCGGGTCCGCAGCCTGCGCAGCAGGCTTCCCATTCCTCGTAGCCGCGGGTTTACCCGCCCGGGATGATCGTCGCCCCCAGACCCGGTGGGTGCCGGACAATATCGTCTCCGCTTGCACGATCCCGCCGCCGCGCGTAGCCTGATCGCCGTCTCCCGGCCCACACGCAGGCGAAGCTCCCATCTCCTCGCTGGAAGGAGTGCCGATGGTCCGCTTTCCGGCCGCCGCGGCCGCGCTCGCCGCGCTCTTCGCCGCGTCCGCGGACGCGCAGGCGGTGCACCGCCTGATGCCGTCTCCGACCACCGTGGCGTGGGGCTACTACGACGCGGCGGCGGCGCCGGTGCTGCGCATCCGCTCGGGCGACCGGCTCGTCGTCGGCACACTCATCACCTCCAGCCCCGAGCGGCTGCAGGCGGCCGGCGTGCCGCCCGCGCAGGTCGAGCCGGCGCTGCGCGACATCTACCGCACCGTTACCAACCGCGGCCCCGGCGGCCACATCCTCACCGGTCCCATCTACGTCGAGGGCGCCGACAGCGGCGACGTGCTGGAGGTGCGCATCGAGCGCGTGGAGCTCGCCATCCCCTACGCCTACAACGCATTCGGTGTGAACCGCGGCTTCCTTCCCGAGGACTTCCCGTACGCGCGGATGCGCATCATCCCCCTCGACCGGCGGCGCATGGTCGCTCGCTTCGCGCCGGGGATCGACGTGCCGCTGCGCCCGTTCTTCGGCAGCATCGGCGTGGCGCCGCCGCGCGCGCGGGGAAAGGTGAACAGCGCGCCGCCCGACATCCACGCGGGCAACCTCGACAACAAGGAGCTGGTGGCCGGCACCACGCTCTACATCCCCGTGCACACCCCCGGCGCGCTGCTGGAGATCGGCGACGGGCACGCCGGCCAGGGGAACGGCGAGGTCGACATCACCGCGCTGGAGACGTCGCTCACGGGCACCTTCCGCGTCACCGTGCGCAAGGACATGCACCTCGCCTGGCCGCGCGCCGAGACGCCGACCCACTGGATCGCCATGGGGATGGACACGTCGCTGGTGCAGGCCACCAGGATCGCCGTGCGCCAGGCGATCGACTTCCTCGTGACCACGCAGGGCCTTTCGCGCGACGACGCGTACATGCTCACCAGCGTGGCCTGTGACGTGGAGATTACCGAGCTGGTGGACGGCAACGTGGGCGTGCACGTGATGATCCCCAAGCGCATCCTCCGCCGCCCGGCGTACGGCGCGCGATGACGCTGTACGTGCGGGAATTCCGCCCCCGCGCGTGGTTCCTGCTGGGCGACCAGGAGCGCGCCGAGGACTGGTATCTCGACGTCAACTGCGACCAGGGCGCGGCCGGGTTCTCCCTGCTGGTGAAGCTCTCGGAGACGGAACGCGAGGAGCATCGCGTCCCCGGGCGAGTCTTCATCGAGTACCTCGCCGCGAGGATCGCGGCGTGGCCTGAGCAGTACCGCGACCGCGACCTGACCCGCGAGATGGGTGGCGAGGTCACCGACGCGATCGTGAAGTTCAAGCAGGCCCGGACGGACGTGGACTGGTAGAACGGGGTCCAGCTCATTGTCAGGTATCATCGTCGCAGCCCGCGCACTCACGCACTTTCGCACTTTCGCACCACGCAACCGCAATCACCCCAAGCACCGGGAGCGCGACACATGTGCAGATTCGCCGCACTGCTGGTCCTCGCCCTCGCCGCGTGCGCGCCGCGCACGGGCGCGCCCGCCGGCTCGTCGGGCGCGCAGACGACCATCCCCGCGGGCGCGGCGGAGGCGCAGGCGCGCCTGGCCGCGTCGCCCCGCCACGGCGAGTGGGCGATGGTGGACGCGGGCTCGGGCGACAGCGTGCGCGCGTGGGTCGTGTACCCCGAGCGGCGGGATCGCGCGCCGGTCGTCGTGGTCGTGCACGAGATCTTCGGGCTGTCGAGCTGGATCCGCGGCGTGGCCGACCAGCTGGCGGCGGACGGCTTCATCGCCATCGCGCCCGACCTGCTGTCGGGGAAGGGCGTCCCCACCGGGCCCGACGGCGAGCCGGTGCGCGACTCGGCGACGGCCGCGGTGCGCCGGCTGGACGCGGGCGAGGTGCAGCGCCGCATCGACGCCACCGCGCGCTTCGCGATGGCACTCCCCGCGGCGCTGCCGCGCTACGGGATCGTGGGGTTCTGCTGGGGCGGCGGCGTTTCGTTCGCGCACGCGGTTCACGCGCCGAACCTGGGCGCGTCGGTCGTCTACTACGGCGTCTCCCCCGCCCCGGCGCAGCTGGCGAGCGTGCGAGCGCCGGTGCTGGGGCTGTACGGCGAGAACGACGCGCGCGTGAACGCCACCATCGCCCCCGCCGACTCGGCCATGCGCGCGCTGCGGCGCACCTACCAGCACGAGATCTTCCCCGGCGCGGGGCACGGCTTCCTGCGGCAGCAGGACGGGCAGAACGGCGCCAACCTGCAGGCCGCGCGCGCCGCCTGGCCGCGCACCGTGCAGTGGTTCCACCGCCACCTGCGGGGGTAAGACCGAACCCGGGTGAAGTATTGGTGTGTCCGACCAGATCTCGTGCTGCCGCAGCGATAGATCCTTCGGCCTGCAAACGCTTGCACAGACGCTAATTACGGTCTGGCCGGCCTCAGGATGACGTCAGCGTGGCATTGGTCTGGGTGGATCAACGAAATTCCCGGATTTCGTATAAGGTGTTTCGGTGATCCGATGCGGTGGCGGAACCGCAGGGACGGGTACGCGGTACCGCTGGTCGGCCATGGCGTCACGAACCCTCGAACGCGGGGAGGCGGCATGAAGCGCACGGCACGGATTCTCGTGGTCACCGCGGGGCTGTTCGCGGGCGGGGCGCTGTTCGGCGCGGCGTCGGCCGTGGCGTCGCTGCTGATCGGCACCGCGCTGCGCGGGAACCTGCAGGATGCCTTCGCCCACGGCGCGGTGGGGTTCGTCGCCGTCGTGGGCGCGGTGTTCGGGATGGCGCTCTTCCCCGCCGCCGCGTGGCTGCTGATGCGCCGCGTTCCCGTGGGGCTGGCGCTGGCCGGCACCGGCGCCGGAACGGTGGCGGGCGGGGTGCTCGGCTGGCTGATCCCGGCCAACGACGCGTTCCTGATCTCCGTGGGTCCCGTCTCTGGCCCCGACCAGGCCGTGGACGCCGTGACCGGCGCGGTGATCGGCTTCGTACTCTCGATCGTCTTCCTGCGCATCGCAACCGCGCGGGCCGCGCGCCGCCGGGCCGCCGGCGTCGCCGTGACCTGATCTCCAGCCCATCCCGATACGCGAGCGACCCGGCAGCGGGCGATGGCTGCCGGGTCGTTTCACGTGGGCTACTCGCGCCGCGGGCGCCGGCCTGCCGGCCGGGGCCTGGTGCACCCCGGCCTTGGGCGGCTCACCGGGGCGGCACGCGGAGCAGCACGTAGCTGCCGTCCGTGTCGGCGGTGGCGACGCCGTCCGGGAAAGGGCTCGGGTTCGAGTCGGGCTGGGTGGAGTTGGGATCGTACCAGCCGAAGAAGGCGTAGTCGCTGCCGAACTGCTGCGTTTCGTGGTAGATCTGGTACTCGAACCGCCCGGGCTCGCTGCCGAAGTAGACCCACCCCCAGAGATGGGTCCCGTTGTCGACCAGGTTGGCGACATTGGTCCACTCGCCCACCGGGAGAGGCTTGTCGTTCGCCCAACGCACGGTGACGTCGCCCTTGTGGCCGGTGACGTACAGCTTGATCTGGGGATCGAGCTTGATCTTCATGGTGCACTCCTGTGGCAGATGTGTTTGCGATGCGGATCGGCCGCTCGGCCGGTCCGTCCAGCGGGATTGCGTGCGGCCCGAGGCGGAGGCGCGCGCGCCCGGGCGTCGCTCCGGATCGCGCTCATCGCGGCACCTCTCCGCCGCGCCGCGCCACGCGCATCACCTCCGCGCGCGCCCGCTCGGCGTAGACGTCGAGCATCCGCGCCCACGCGTCGCCGCCCGCGCCGCCCTCCACCGCCAGGCGGCGCATGGTCTCCACCTGCTCGCCGGCCAGCACCGCGGCGCGGCGGGCGCCCTCGTCCGCGGCGTCGCGCCCCAACTCGGCGGCCAGCGCGTGGCGCGCGTGCGTCACCGCCAGCAGCAGGGCCTGGGAGCCGGCGCCCGCGGCCAGCGCCGTTCCCGCCAGCGCCCACCACGCGTTCCCCGGCGGGTTCAGCGCGAGGAGCGCCACCGGGGCGGCGGAGCCCACCACCAGCTTCTCCAGCGCGGCGGCGCCCCGCTCGCCCCTCCGCCGCGCGGCGCCGGCCACACGCTCCGCCGCCGCCGCGCCCGCCACGCCGCACGCCACCGCGCTGGCCAGCGAGAGCCACGCGGGTTCCGGGAATCCCCCGCCCTCCGACATCGCGCGCAGCCGCCCCCGCCCCCCCACATCCGCCGCGGACTGCGCGTCCCCGGCCGAAGCCGCCAGCACGGCCGCCAGCGCCGCCGCCGCGGCCAAGCGCGTCCGGCGCCCGGTGCGGGCGGATCGTCCGGCGGCGAGGGGGGAGGGGATCATGCTCCGGCTCCGGGGGTGACGGGTGGCGGACTGGCCGCTCGCGACGAGGCCGCTTGCCGGTGCCCCGATGCGCGGACAGATTCTGATCGCCCTCCGTCAACCCGCCCTGCCCCCCGCCATCATCCCGCAGGTTGATCGTCGTGAAGCCCCCGGATTTCCGTCTTTCCCTGCTGGGCGACCCGGCCTTTTCCGGCCCGCGCGGGCCCGTGCAGGGACGCGCCGCGCACAAGCGGCGGGTGGCGCTGCTGGCCGTGCTGGCGGTGGCGCGCGGGCGGCCGGTGGCGCGCGAGCGGCTGATCGGCCTGCTCTGGCCCGAGCTCACCACCGAGGCGTCGCGCCACAACCTGTCCGAGTCGCTGTACGTGCTGCGGAAGGAGCTGGGCGACGAGGCGCTCGTCTCCGCGTCCGCCGGCGACGTGGCGCTGGACCCGGCGGTGGTGGCCAGCGACGTGGCCGAGTTCCAGGCCGCGCTGGAGACGGGAGATGCCGAGGCGGCGGTGCGGGCGTACGGCGGGCGGCTGCTGGACGGCTTCTACGTGGCCGACGCGCCGGAATTCGAGCGCTGGGCCGAGGGCGAGCGCGACCGGCTGGCGCGGCTGTACGCGAAGGCGGTGGAGGGGCTGGCCGAGGCGGCCGAGGCGGAGGGGAGCGCCATCCGGGCGGTGGACTGGTGGCGGCGGCTGGCGGCGCACGACCCGTTCAGCTCGCGCACCGCGCTGCGGCTGGTGCGCGCGCTCGACGCCGCCGGCGAGCGCCCGTCGGCCCTGCGCGCGGCCGAGGCGCACGCCACGCTCCTGCGCGAGGAACTGGGCGTCGATCCCGACCCCGACCTCCTGGCCTTCGTCGCCCGGCTGCGCGCGGAGCCGGCGCGCGAGGCGTCGCCCCCGTCTCCCCTCCCCCGCCCGCCCATCCCCGGGCCCGGGGAGCCGCCCTTCGCCGCGCAGCCGTTCGATCCCCTCCCGCTCGATCCCGTCCCCACGAAGAAGTCGGGAGACGGCGGGGAGGTGGCGGACGCGCCGTCATCTCCCATCCCCCAGGACCGCGAAGACGTGGCGCGGGAGATGGAGAAGCGGGGGGATGGACGGCGCGGGGCGGGGGGACGCGTCCGCGCGGGGGCGGCCTACTACGCGGGGATGGCGGGGGTGGTGCTGGGGATGGCGCTGTCGGTGCTCGGCGTGCGCGCGGCGGAGCGGCGGGCACGCGAGGCCGCGGCGGCGTACGACCCGCGGCGCATCGCCGTGCTCTACTTCGACGACCTGAGCCCGCGCGGCGAGCTGCAGTACCTGGCCGCGGGGCTCACGGAGATGCTGATCCACGAGCTGGGGCAGGTGCGCGCGCTGGACGTGGTCTCGCGCGGCGGGGTGAAGGCGTATCGCGGCGGCGCGGTGCGCTTCGACAGCATGGTGGCCGAGCTGCGCGTGGGAAGCGTGGTGGAGGGCACCATCCAGCGCTCGGGCGACAGCGTGTGGGTGACGGTGGACCTGGTGGACGCCAACACCCGCGGGCACCTGGAGAGCCGCGTGCTGGGCCGGCCCCTGGGCGACGTGGTGGCGCTGGAGCGCGCCGTGGCCGAGGAGGTGTCGGCCTCGCTCCGGCGGCGGCTGGGCGAGGAGGTGCGGCTGCGCGAGGCCGCGGGCGAGACGAGGAGCGCCGTGGCGCTGGAGCGGGTGCTGCAGGCCGAGCAGCTCCGCCGCGACGCGCGGGAGATGGAGGACGCGCGCGACACGCTCGACGCCGGCTCGGTGGCGCGGCTGCTGGCGCGCGCCGACTCGCTGCTGGCCGCGGCCGAGACGGCCGACCCGCGATGGGCGCGCGCGGCGCTGCTGCGCGGCTGGGTCGGCGCCGACCGCGCGGCCGTGGCGGGGATCCCAAGTGCGTCGGGCGATTCGCTGCTGCGCGACGCGGCGGGGCGGGCGGCGCGCGTCCTCGCCCGCGCGCCCGGCGACGCCGGGGCGCTGGAGCTGCGCGGCCTCGCCGTCTACCGCCTGGCGCTGGCCGCGGGCGACACCCTGCGCCAGCGCGCGCAGCTGGACGCCGCCGAGCGCGACCTGCGCGCCGCCGTGGCGCGCGACCCGTCGCTGGCCAGCGCGTGGGCCACGCTCAGCCAGCTCCTGCGCGTGCGCGGGCGCCTGGCCGAGAGCGACCTGGCCGCCCGCCGCGCGCTGGCCGAGGACGCGTACCTCGACGATGCCGCCGACATCCGCCACCGGCTCTTCTTCAGTACGCTGCGGATGGGCGACTATCCGCAGGCGCGCGCCGAGTGCGACGGGGGGCGCCGACAGTTCCCGACCGACTGGCGGTTCGTGGAGTGCGCGCTGACGCTGCTGGGCTCCGACCGCGCGCGCCCCGCCGACCCCGCGGCGGCGTGGCGGCTGGTGGCCGAGCTGGACCGGATGGACCCGCCCGGGCGCGCGCGGTCGCTGGGCCGCGCCTACAGCCCGGTGTACCGCCGCATGGTGGCGGCCGCCGTGCTGGCGCGCGCCGGGGCAGCCGACAGCGCCCGGGCCATCGTGGCCCGGGCGCGGCGGGAAGCGGGCGCCGACCCGGAGCTCGGCGCCTCGCTGGACTACGACGAGGCCTACGTGCGCCTGCTGCTGGCCGACACCGCCGGCGCGCGCCTGCTGCTGGAACGGGTGGCGGCGTACCGCCCCGCCCTCCGCCCGTACCTGGCGCGCGACCCGCTCTTCCGCGGCGTCATGACCGCGGCGCCGGCTTCCGCTACGGCCACACCAGGTCCAGCGCGTGCACGGCCCGGGCCTTCCCGTCCTTCCCCTTGATCGCCACGGCCAGGTCCGTCGGGAGCGGCCCATCGTCGGCCCTGGCCACGTACTCCGACTGGGGAAGGTGGATCAGCGCGAACACCTCGCCCTCCATCGGCGCCAGCTCGCTCGGCCCCCTGGCGCGCACGGTCACGGTGCTGCCGAGCAGCCCCAGCAGCCTCTCGATCTTCGTGACGGCGTGGCCGCCCGCCACCGAGGCGTAGTAGGGCAGCAGGAACTTCTCGACCGCCGACTGCGTCCAGAACACCGAGTCGCTCTTCATCGTCTCGCCGTCATGCCAAATCTCCAGCAGGTCTACGGCCTCCTTCCCGTCCTCGAACGGGCCGATCCAGGCGTACTCCACCGAATCGCGGTTCCCCCTCCCCTCTCCCACCACGGTGCCCACCACCAGGGCGCCCGGCCGCGGGGCGCCGTCCGGGACCTCCTCGATGCGGCCGTCGCCGTAGGCCGCCAGCCAGACGGTCACGCCCTTGCGCACGCCGCTGGCATACTCCGCCAGGCCGCGCAGGTCCGCGTAGGTGAGCAGCGGAGGGTCCACCGGGAGCGACGCCACGCCGTCGCCGTCGTTGGTGAGGGTGGCATTGATGGTCGTGCTCATGGTTTCTGTCTCCGGTCGGGGATGGGTGAAACCGCGGCACGGGGTGCGCCGCGCGGAAGACAATGTGCCGCAAGCGGATCAATCCCCCGTCAGTGCGGAGGTTGATGCGGCGGATCGGCGGAAAATGTCGGGGAGATGATGGGACTGCGGGGGATCGTTTCGACCTGACTGCGTTGCCTCACGCGGAGACGCGGAGTCGCGGAGAACTCAGCGCTGCGGTTAATTCTCCGCGCCTCCGCGTCTCCGCGTGAGGCCATGGAGATTATCATCGTATCGGGGGGTCAGTCCTTCGGTGCGCCTGGGGGAAGCAAGCGGGCGAGGCAGTCGCGGCCGGTCGCGGGAAGGTTCTCCTGCACGAACTCGCCGATCCCCGCGGCCGATTGGTCCAGCAGCCTGGAGTAGTCGTGCATCTGCTGGACGGAGACCTCGACCACGGCCTTGAACGTGCCGAGGATCAGGTCGCGCACGAAGCCGGGGAAATCGACCTCTTCCACGAGCCGCGTGAAGGCGTCGCTCCCCAGGTGCGCGCGGGAGCCGGCATCCGCGGCTGAATCCGTCGTGCTCATCGCTGTCGTCGCTCCGCGTTCGGGGTGACGGTGGGTGGTGCATCATGGATACCGCCGCGCCGGTCCCGCGTCCGTGGCACCGTCACCACTACGTCATCGGGGGATGGAAAGATGCGGATCGGAATCCTGGGGTCGGGGCTGATGGGCGGCAAGCTCGGGACGCTCTTCGCCCGCGCAGGCCACGAGGTGGTGTTCAGCTACTCGCACAGCCGCGAGAAGCTGGAGGGGCTCGCGCGCGACGCCGGCGGGAACGCGCGCCCCGGCACCCCGGCCGAGGCCGCGCGCGACGCGGACGCCCTCCTGCTCGCCGTGCACTGGTCGCGCTTCGGCGACGTGCTGGGGCAGGCCGGCGACCTCTCCGGCAAGGTCGTCGTCACCTGCTCGCTCCCGATGAGCGAGGACGACTCGCGGCTCGTCGTCGCCCACACCTCATCCGGCGCCGAGGATCTGGCCAAGCGGATCCCCAAGGCCCGCGTCGTCTCCGCGTTCAACACCGTGCCCAGCGAGGTGCTCTTCGACGTCTTCGAGCGCCGCGAGCACAAGACGCATCCCAGCCTCGTCTACTGCGGCGACGACGAGGGCGCGAAGAAGGTCGCCGCCGGGCTGATCCGCGACGTGGGCTTCGAGCCGGTCGACGCCGGCCCGCTGCGGATCGCCCGCTACACCGAGCCGTTCGCCCTCCTCGTCGCCCAGCTGGCGTACGAGGGGGACGAGCGACCCGAGCTGGCGTACCACTTCGAGCGATTCTGATCGCGCCTCCGCACGTCGAACGAGGAATCGGCGCGGGTGCCGAAAACCCTTGTAAATCCTAGATGTGCCCGAAGGGCCTCCCGGAAATCCCGCGCCACGATGCCGCACTTTCGCGGTAAACCTATCCCACAATCTATCCCATCCGCGCGGCTCGCCGTCGCAAAAGCTGCCGCCCGGCGCTACACCGTCTCCTATACCGAAGTCATCCGCGCCAAGCCAAGGGTGACAACGCTTCTGTGAACGCCACCTCGAAGGCCTCTCCGACCAGCCACCGGGTTGGATGCGTGCGATTTACTGGCGCTTGACGTTCGGGGGGAGGAGCATTATCTGGGTTGTAGGGGATTCGGCTATCCCCCTGAAAATGTAATTCTCGAACCTATGTTGCGGTCCCACCAGAGCACTCGCTCCTTTGTGTAGAGTATCCAAATGGAAACAGAAAAAATGGCCGCTGTGAGCGACTCGCCTCCGTTGCCTTGGTCGGGGGTACTCGCTTGGAAGCTCGCGGGATTTCTTACGAAACTGGTTTGGCAACTCTCGCTCGCGATCATCACATCAATTGGGGCAGGGCTGATTCTGCTCATTGGTGCCTACAACGTCATAAGTTTCGGCAGTCTCGGTGTGTCATTCGTCGGCGCACTCCTCCAGACGGCGATCAATTTGGTTTTCCTATTCCTTCTCAGCTTCATCGTGTCGTTCGTGGCTCTCGTTGCCATCATTCGCGCTTTGACTTATCTGTCGAGCCGCCGCATCCACTTCGGCCAGCGATGGAAGCTGCATTTGGTTCTACGGCAAGTTCGTCAGGGCGTGAGACGAATGCGAGCATTCGCTCGCACGCAACCTCGATCCGAACAGCTGGCGGCCGTCGCACGCGTCGTGTTGGTGATGACCGGTGTCCTGATGACCGTTTTCTTGAAAAGCTGCGACTCAGAGTCATGGAATGCCACCTTAAAGGTACGGTTATCGATGCGCGCTCCCGTCGGACGAATTGGTCGGAGCGCGACATCGGAACAAGTCTCAACCCTCTCCGACGTGTCCAACTACACAAAAGCTAGGCGTGACAAGGTCGCCACCCAAATAGGCGCTATGACACGGCTAGCGATCGCTCGCGGCAATCACCCGCTGATTTCTCGTTGCGGCAAAGCTTCTCCTCTCCACCCCGCAGAAGCGCGTCGTATCGCCGAATTGTATGTCGACTTGACGCAGGCTCCGCCGATCCTAAAGCGTGAGTATGTCCTAACGGAGGAACAACTGACAGCCACGCTATCATTGATACTCAGCGCGGATTCCGCGGCCTTGACCGTGGATTGCGTCGAACTCCATCCCGACTACATCCAGTTCTTTACGACATCTGTTGATTCCAATGGCTCTAGGCACAATCAGGCGCTCGGTATGTCAGTGGCCAAGGATGCCGGAAACCTCCGCATTGCGGTGGATCAGCTGTCAATCGGTCGCGCCTCGTTTCAGCTTGGCTGGTTGGGGCTCGGCGTCACTGGGGGCGGAGGAGGACTTGTGAGGGACGCCGAAGGACTGGAGTCGCTTGCAGAAACCTTGCAAGCCTTCGATTCTAGGGTCTTCAG belongs to Longimicrobium sp. and includes:
- a CDS encoding acetamidase/formamidase family protein, giving the protein MVRFPAAAAALAALFAASADAQAVHRLMPSPTTVAWGYYDAAAAPVLRIRSGDRLVVGTLITSSPERLQAAGVPPAQVEPALRDIYRTVTNRGPGGHILTGPIYVEGADSGDVLEVRIERVELAIPYAYNAFGVNRGFLPEDFPYARMRIIPLDRRRMVARFAPGIDVPLRPFFGSIGVAPPRARGKVNSAPPDIHAGNLDNKELVAGTTLYIPVHTPGALLEIGDGHAGQGNGEVDITALETSLTGTFRVTVRKDMHLAWPRAETPTHWIAMGMDTSLVQATRIAVRQAIDFLVTTQGLSRDDAYMLTSVACDVEITELVDGNVGVHVMIPKRILRRPAYGAR
- a CDS encoding dienelactone hydrolase family protein → MCRFAALLVLALAACAPRTGAPAGSSGAQTTIPAGAAEAQARLAASPRHGEWAMVDAGSGDSVRAWVVYPERRDRAPVVVVVHEIFGLSSWIRGVADQLAADGFIAIAPDLLSGKGVPTGPDGEPVRDSATAAVRRLDAGEVQRRIDATARFAMALPAALPRYGIVGFCWGGGVSFAHAVHAPNLGASVVYYGVSPAPAQLASVRAPVLGLYGENDARVNATIAPADSAMRALRRTYQHEIFPGAGHGFLRQQDGQNGANLQAARAAWPRTVQWFHRHLRG
- a CDS encoding BTAD domain-containing putative transcriptional regulator: MKPPDFRLSLLGDPAFSGPRGPVQGRAAHKRRVALLAVLAVARGRPVARERLIGLLWPELTTEASRHNLSESLYVLRKELGDEALVSASAGDVALDPAVVASDVAEFQAALETGDAEAAVRAYGGRLLDGFYVADAPEFERWAEGERDRLARLYAKAVEGLAEAAEAEGSAIRAVDWWRRLAAHDPFSSRTALRLVRALDAAGERPSALRAAEAHATLLREELGVDPDPDLLAFVARLRAEPAREASPPSPLPRPPIPGPGEPPFAAQPFDPLPLDPVPTKKSGDGGEVADAPSSPIPQDREDVAREMEKRGDGRRGAGGRVRAGAAYYAGMAGVVLGMALSVLGVRAAERRAREAAAAYDPRRIAVLYFDDLSPRGELQYLAAGLTEMLIHELGQVRALDVVSRGGVKAYRGGAVRFDSMVAELRVGSVVEGTIQRSGDSVWVTVDLVDANTRGHLESRVLGRPLGDVVALERAVAEEVSASLRRRLGEEVRLREAAGETRSAVALERVLQAEQLRRDAREMEDARDTLDAGSVARLLARADSLLAAAETADPRWARAALLRGWVGADRAAVAGIPSASGDSLLRDAAGRAARVLARAPGDAGALELRGLAVYRLALAAGDTLRQRAQLDAAERDLRAAVARDPSLASAWATLSQLLRVRGRLAESDLAARRALAEDAYLDDAADIRHRLFFSTLRMGDYPQARAECDGGRRQFPTDWRFVECALTLLGSDRARPADPAAAWRLVAELDRMDPPGRARSLGRAYSPVYRRMVAAAVLARAGAADSARAIVARARREAGADPELGASLDYDEAYVRLLLADTAGARLLLERVAAYRPALRPYLARDPLFRGVMTAAPASATATPGPARARPGPSRPSP
- a CDS encoding NADPH-dependent F420 reductase, yielding MGGASWIPPRRSRVRGTVTTTSSGDGKMRIGILGSGLMGGKLGTLFARAGHEVVFSYSHSREKLEGLARDAGGNARPGTPAEAARDADALLLAVHWSRFGDVLGQAGDLSGKVVVTCSLPMSEDDSRLVVAHTSSGAEDLAKRIPKARVVSAFNTVPSEVLFDVFERREHKTHPSLVYCGDDEGAKKVAAGLIRDVGFEPVDAGPLRIARYTEPFALLVAQLAYEGDERPELAYHFERF